A segment of the Panacibacter ginsenosidivorans genome:
ATACAAATAGGGCATTGTTCTTCAGCTTTACGGGCAAATCTGATCCAAGATAAAGATGTTGGAAAGGTGTAGCCGGTTTATTTTTCCCTTTAAAAGCATGCGTGTACCTTATATTAAGCGGATCTACATATGGTTGGGCGGCCGAAATAAGTTGGATGAAAATTATACCTGTTATCAAATAGAGTCGGAACATGGGCACATTTGTATACAAGATATTCAAGAGAATTTAAAAATGCAAGTACTATTTGAAACAATAATGAATGATGCTTATTGTTCTGAAAGTACAAGTGAGTGACACAACGGTGATGCTATGAAAATGAAATGCCGGTAATAAAAATTACAAGCCCATCAACATGTCGCTGTAGCTGTGTTCAATGAGGTCTTCATATTTTACGTCAAACTGCTGCATAAGATCTGCGCATTGTTGATGCAGATGCTCAACAGTAAGTGAAGGATTTGAAAGATTGCTTGCTTCTATCTCAACAAAAGACCCAAGTTTAGGCACCTCATCAAGATGTATTTTAATATTATCAAGGAAAAATATTTTTCGTTTTTTTTCTACAATCACTTTCACACCTAGTGCTTCGATAAGTAAAGTTTCCAGTTCTCCGGCTTTGGAAACGGCCACAAGTTGAAAATCTGATTGTTTCGGGCCCTTCTGATTATTGCGATTGTAGAAGATGAGATTGTTTTCAATATTACCCTGTCGCAATTTCAGCCGGCCATCGGACACATTGAAGTACGTGTCTTTTTGCAGGTCTGTGCCTTTGAAAACAGCGTTTGCAGAAACTAAAAATGCTTCCACCTTTTTGGGGTGGAAGCATTTTGCCTTGATTTCGATATTAATGTGTTTCATCTAAGACCGTTAATTTTTAACGGTAACTAAACCATTTCTAGTTTCGCTTTTTGCCTTGCAATTGTTTTAGCTTTTACAGGCAAAGGTTCGAATTTCTTAAAGTGCATTGCAGTCCACACATGGTCGAGTGTAACTTCTGTAATGCTTTCATACTCATTATCACTCAAAATCTGCCAACTGCAATCCCTGTTAAGGTCACTTGCAATCTTACTGCTCGATTTCGGATAGGCGATCCACAGTTTGCTTTCAGCATGAAGTGCGGGGAAAATTTCGTGCAAAATATTGCACAACTGGTTGTGGTTAACCGCAAATACCAGTGCAAAATCAATTTTCCGGCTCTTTAAAAGTGGCGTTACATTTTTTGCGTAAGACAATTTTGCAAACTGCTTCTCGATCGAAGATGGAAGACCCTGAATTAGTAGGTTTTTCTCATCTTTTAACTGTAATTTTTCAAAGAAACTTTGTGTTGACATCCTTAAAGAAATTTTTAAGGTTAATGTAAAAAACGGAGTGCAAAAGTAACCAATATATAATAGAATAAATGACAAAGCCACATTTATTTTAAGAATGTGGCTTATTTTAATAAGGTTTTTAGATTTATAGTTATTTAGAAACAGGCTTATAATAGGTCAACGCCTCTGGCATAAGTTCCTGTAATTTCTTTATCCTGTCCTCGTCGGCGGGGTGGCTACTTAAAAAAACAGGAGGCTTTTCGCCACCCATTTTGGCCATACGCTGCCAGAATGGAATGGCTTCCTGTGGATTATATCCTGCCATAGCAGCAAATATCAACCCGTAATGATCAGCTTCATATTCCTGATTTCTGGAATTGGGTAACAGAACCCCAACCTGTGCTGCAGGGCCGTATACATTATTGAAAATATTTAGCGTCTTCGGATCTCTGCCTAAAGCCACATTACCTGCAATCTGGATACCCTGGGCAAGCATGCTTTGGCTCATTCTTTCGCGGCCATGCCCCGCAACGGCGTGTGTAATTTCATGACCTAGTACCACAGCCAACGCAGCTTCATTCTGTGTTACCGGTAAAATCCCCGTATAAACCACCACCTTGCCACCCGGCATACACCATGCGTTGACCTCTTTGCTGTCAACAAGGTTAAATTCCCATTTGTAATTGGCAAGTTCATTGGTAAGACCTTTTGTTT
Coding sequences within it:
- a CDS encoding class IV adenylate cyclase, whose translation is MKHINIEIKAKCFHPKKVEAFLVSANAVFKGTDLQKDTYFNVSDGRLKLRQGNIENNLIFYNRNNQKGPKQSDFQLVAVSKAGELETLLIEALGVKVIVEKKRKIFFLDNIKIHLDEVPKLGSFVEIEASNLSNPSLTVEHLHQQCADLMQQFDVKYEDLIEHSYSDMLMGL
- a CDS encoding M48 family metallopeptidase → MRYKIVGLLALPFIINSSCTHNAITGRNQLTLVSEEQVETTAVTEYKSFLSKSKVVSSTGSKDAEMVNRVGTRIANAINEYYKTKGLTNELANYKWEFNLVDSKEVNAWCMPGGKVVVYTGILPVTQNEAALAVVLGHEITHAVAGHGRERMSQSMLAQGIQIAGNVALGRDPKTLNIFNNVYGPAAQVGVLLPNSRNQEYEADHYGLIFAAMAGYNPQEAIPFWQRMAKMGGEKPPVFLSSHPADEDRIKKLQELMPEALTYYKPVSK